The proteins below come from a single Microtus ochrogaster isolate Prairie Vole_2 chromosome 8, MicOch1.0, whole genome shotgun sequence genomic window:
- the Gsto1 gene encoding glutathione S-transferase omega-1, whose product MSEASARSLGKGSAPPGPVPEGQIRVYSMRFCPYAERTRLVLKAKGIRHEIVNINLKNKPEWFFKKNPSGLVPVLEDSRGRLIRESLITCEYLDEAYPEKKLFPDDPYERACQRMTIELFSKVPSLVSSFIRTKKKEDHPGIKEELRKEMSKLEEAMTNRKVAFFGGDSLSMVDYLLWPWFERLEVLELDECIAHTPNLKLWMAAMQKDPTVSSDLLDAKSFRGFLSLYLQDSHEACDYGL is encoded by the exons ATGTCCGAGGCATCCGCCAGAAGCTTGGGGAAAG GAAGCGCGCCTCCCGGTCCGGTCCCGGAGGGTCAGATCCGCGTCTACAGCATGAGGTTTTGCCCCTACGCTGAGAGGACGCGGTTGGTCCTGAAGGCCAAGGGAATCCG GCACGAAATTGTCAACATCAACCTGAAAAACAAGCCTGAGTGGTTCTTCAAGAAGAATCCGTCTGGGCTGGTGCCAGTTCTGGAGGACAGTCGGGGTCGCTTGATCCGCGAGTCCCTCATCACTTGTGAGTACCTGGATGAGGCGTACCCGGAGAAGAAGCTGTTCCCAGACGACCCTTACGAGAGAGCTTGCCAGAGGATGACCATAGAGTTATTCTCTAAG GTGCCCTCCTTGGTTTCAAGCTTTATTAGGACGAAGAAGAAGGAAGACCATCCTGGCATAAAAGAAGAATTGAGGAAGGAAATGAGCAAGCTAGAGGAG GCTATGACTAATCGGAAGGTAGCCTTCTTTGGTGGGGATTCTCTCTCTATGGTGGATTATCTTCTGTGGCCTTGGTTTGAACGGCTGGAAGTGCTGGAACTCGATGA GTGTATAGCCCACACCCCAAACCTCAAGCTCTGGATGGCAGCCATGCAGAAAGACCCCACAGTATCATCTGACTTACTTGATGCCAAGAGCTTTCGTGGTTTCTTAAGTCTCTACCTACAGGACAGCCACGAGGCCTGTGACTATGGGCTCTAA